In Castanea sativa cultivar Marrone di Chiusa Pesio chromosome 6, ASM4071231v1, a single window of DNA contains:
- the LOC142639521 gene encoding uncharacterized protein LOC142639521, protein MAWIDNPIIEFLEEDARRLHHPHDDALVVSIRVGDYNTHQVLVDSGSSANILYYLAFQQMRIDKERLVPTNAPLVGFGGARVYPLGVVTLPIMVGDYPQQITKDVIFLIVDCLSAYNAILGRPTLNSWKAVTLTYHLMIKFLTDYGVGELQGDQVAAHECYIAMLEMDNHL, encoded by the coding sequence ATGGCGTGGATCGACAATCCCATCATTGAATTCTTAGAGGAAGATGCTCGACGTCTCCACCATCCGCATGACGATGCGCTCGTCGTCAGCATACGGGTGGGAGACTACAACACACACCAGGTTCTGGTTGACAGCGGAAGCTCTGCCAACATCCTCTACTACCtagcattccaacaaatgaggatCGATAAAGAACGGTTGGTTCCAACCAACGCCCCACTCGTTGGGTTCGGAGGAGCTAGGGTATACCCCCTCGGCGTAGTCACATTGCCTATAATGGTTGGTGATTACCCTCAGCAGATCACTAAGGATGTCATATTCCTTATTGTTGACTGCTTGTCCGCCTACAATGCCATCTTAGGGCGACCCaccctcaactcatggaagGCTGTAACTTTGACCTACCACCTGATGATCAAGTTCCTCACCGACTATGGAGTAGGAGAATTACAGGGAGACCAAGTAGCTGCGCATGAGTGTTATATAGCAATGTTGGAAATGGACAATCATTTATAg